One segment of Anatilimnocola aggregata DNA contains the following:
- the chrA gene encoding chromate efflux transporter, whose product MHEIAAELPRKRVTYWQAFPTWLRIAGLSFGGPTAQIAVMHRILVDEKKWVGESRFLHALNFCMLLPGPEAQQLATYIGWLMHGTRGALTAGLLFILPGFVSILALSIVYVLYQQVPAVDAVFFGLKAAILAVVLQAVMRIGSRVLKTRAMLTVAIVAFLAIFFLHVPFPLVILAAGVAGLIGHRLAPLWFPTLQPHAKQGTEKVSDLKIEPGEQVNPQVVAVRATWSRTLFVAAVWLAIWWLPIGLVALIFGSDSVITVQGVFFSKAALVTFGGAYSVLTYIAQEAVHRYGWLKPAEMLDGLGLAETTPGPLIMVVQFVAFLGAYHNPGEHLSPLAAGILGSVVTVWATFAPCFLYILTGAPWIETLRRSQVLSAGLAVVTAAVVGVVLNLAIWLAVHTVFRTVHESSLPLFGFKLHWLTPEWHTLSFGTLLCMSVAMVLIFAIKRSVLVSLAITVGVGLVWYAVLGTR is encoded by the coding sequence ATGCACGAGATCGCTGCCGAGCTGCCAAGGAAGCGAGTCACGTACTGGCAAGCTTTTCCCACCTGGCTCCGAATTGCGGGCCTCAGCTTCGGCGGACCGACGGCGCAGATTGCTGTTATGCATCGCATTCTGGTAGACGAAAAGAAATGGGTCGGAGAGTCGCGATTTCTCCACGCCCTAAATTTCTGCATGCTCTTGCCAGGCCCCGAAGCGCAGCAGTTGGCCACCTACATCGGCTGGCTGATGCACGGCACTCGCGGCGCGCTCACGGCTGGTTTGCTGTTTATCTTGCCGGGATTCGTTTCGATTCTGGCACTCAGCATCGTCTATGTGCTGTATCAACAAGTGCCTGCAGTCGATGCGGTGTTCTTTGGATTGAAAGCCGCAATTCTCGCCGTGGTGTTGCAAGCCGTGATGCGGATTGGCTCACGCGTGCTGAAGACGCGCGCCATGCTGACCGTTGCCATAGTTGCGTTCCTTGCCATCTTCTTTTTGCATGTGCCGTTTCCGCTGGTGATTCTAGCGGCGGGCGTGGCCGGCTTGATTGGCCATCGACTCGCACCACTTTGGTTCCCAACGCTGCAGCCTCACGCAAAGCAGGGGACTGAGAAAGTTAGCGATTTGAAAATTGAGCCGGGCGAGCAAGTTAATCCTCAAGTTGTCGCGGTACGCGCGACTTGGTCGCGCACGTTGTTTGTGGCCGCCGTTTGGCTCGCGATTTGGTGGTTACCGATCGGCCTGGTCGCCTTGATCTTCGGAAGTGACAGTGTCATTACCGTGCAGGGCGTGTTTTTCAGCAAGGCAGCGCTCGTAACGTTCGGCGGTGCCTACTCCGTGCTGACGTACATCGCGCAAGAAGCGGTGCATCGATACGGCTGGTTGAAGCCAGCGGAGATGCTCGATGGGCTGGGACTTGCTGAGACGACCCCGGGGCCGCTGATTATGGTCGTGCAGTTTGTCGCGTTTCTGGGCGCGTACCACAATCCGGGCGAACATCTCTCACCTCTCGCAGCGGGTATTCTCGGTTCGGTGGTTACGGTGTGGGCGACATTTGCGCCGTGCTTCCTCTACATCTTGACGGGAGCGCCGTGGATCGAAACGCTCCGTCGCAGTCAGGTGCTGAGTGCCGGATTGGCAGTGGTGACTGCCGCAGTTGTTGGCGTCGTTCTGAATTTGGCAATCTGGCTGGCCGTGCATACCGTGTTTCGCACAGTGCATGAATCGAGCTTGCCACTCTTCGGCTTCAAGCTTCATTGGCTCACGCCGGAGTGGCACACGTTGTCGTTTGGTACGCTCCTTTGCATGAGCGTTGCCATGGTATTGATCTTTGCAATCAAGCGGAGCGTGCTCGTCTCGCTGGCCATCACGGTTGGCGTGGGACTGGTGTGGTACGCGGTGCTCGGAACGCGGTAG